The following proteins are co-located in the Mesorhizobium australicum WSM2073 genome:
- a CDS encoding NUDIX domain-containing protein yields MAKRSAGLLIYRRSDDGIGVLLVHPGGPFWAKKDDGAWSIPKGLIDEDEDELAAARRETEEELGMKVEGPFARLGDYRQPGGKIVMAWSVEADIDVTAIKSNTFTMEWPPRSGSMKEFPEVDRAGWFTLAEAGVKILQGQRPMLSDLAEQLGIE; encoded by the coding sequence ATGGCAAAACGCAGCGCGGGTCTGCTGATCTATCGCCGGAGCGATGACGGTATCGGGGTGCTGCTGGTTCATCCCGGCGGCCCGTTCTGGGCAAAGAAGGACGATGGCGCCTGGTCGATCCCGAAGGGCCTCATCGACGAGGACGAGGACGAATTGGCGGCGGCACGACGCGAGACCGAGGAAGAGCTCGGCATGAAGGTCGAAGGCCCCTTCGCTCGCCTTGGCGACTATCGGCAACCGGGCGGCAAGATCGTCATGGCTTGGTCCGTCGAGGCCGACATCGATGTGACCGCCATCAAGAGCAACACCTTCACCATGGAATGGCCGCCGCGGTCGGGATCGATGAAGGAATTCCCGGAGGTCGACAGGGCCGGCTGGTTCACCTTGGCCGAGGCCGGGGTGAAGATTCTGCAGGGTCAGCGCCCTATGCTGTCGGATTTGGCAGAACAGTTGGGTATCGAATAG
- a CDS encoding NmrA family NAD(P)-binding protein, with product MSQAVGKISSPRTVVVIGATNEVGKAVARVLTGRGHIVRGVARSLGVALDYSDALASAFSGADSAYVMIPFDVTAPDLHRFEDEVSERLAAVIAKSGVRRVVLLSGLNAHLRMGTSLGAALMEDRLAALGLDELVFLRASFFMENFAKGMGFVRQAASGIFMTPFRGDLPMPLIAASDLGQRAAALLDATRFPSERIIELHGGGYYTFEQATTILGSAMGRQVTYKAAPFTEARAGMIANGLSPSFADALGETAASFNKGERWALEAPSIRNATPTTFESWAQAFARSQSAA from the coding sequence ATGAGTCAGGCCGTCGGGAAAATCAGCTCACCAAGAACCGTCGTGGTCATCGGGGCCACCAACGAGGTTGGCAAGGCAGTCGCCCGGGTCCTGACCGGGCGGGGGCATATTGTGCGCGGCGTGGCGCGCAGCCTGGGTGTCGCGCTTGACTATAGCGACGCGCTCGCCTCCGCCTTTTCCGGTGCCGACAGCGCCTATGTAATGATTCCGTTCGACGTCACGGCGCCGGATCTTCATCGCTTCGAAGATGAAGTCAGCGAGCGGCTGGCGGCGGTGATCGCGAAGTCAGGCGTGCGCCGCGTCGTGCTGCTCAGCGGCCTCAACGCCCATCTCAGGATGGGAACTTCGCTCGGCGCCGCCTTGATGGAGGACCGGCTGGCGGCGCTCGGCCTCGACGAACTGGTGTTTTTGCGCGCCTCGTTCTTCATGGAGAACTTCGCCAAGGGCATGGGCTTTGTCCGGCAGGCCGCTTCCGGCATCTTCATGACGCCGTTCCGTGGCGATCTGCCGATGCCGTTGATTGCTGCCAGCGATCTCGGCCAGCGCGCCGCCGCCCTGCTGGACGCTACGCGTTTTCCAAGCGAGCGGATTATCGAATTGCATGGCGGCGGCTATTATACGTTCGAGCAGGCCACCACGATCCTGGGCAGCGCGATGGGGAGGCAGGTCACTTACAAGGCGGCTCCATTCACTGAGGCGCGCGCCGGGATGATCGCCAACGGTCTGTCACCGAGCTTTGCCGATGCGCTCGGCGAAACGGCGGCGAGTTTCAACAAGGGTGAACGCTGGGCACTTGAGGCACCGTCAATCCGCAACGCCACGCCGACCACTTTCGAGAGCTGGGCACAAGCCTTTGCCCGTTCGCAAAGCGCGGCGTGA
- a CDS encoding winged helix-turn-helix transcriptional regulator, with translation MSTRERSGCPISLSLELLGDRWTLLIIRDLVFAGKKHFREFLQSDEGISSRTLAERLQTLQDEGILTRSDDPSHGLKAIYRLTEAGIDLLPVLATLGAWGSKHRKSDDKLARIADELAAGGEPALERMKAALRAEHVV, from the coding sequence ATGTCGACGCGTGAAAGATCCGGCTGCCCGATCAGCCTGTCGCTGGAATTGCTCGGCGACCGCTGGACGCTGCTCATCATCCGCGACCTGGTCTTCGCCGGCAAAAAGCATTTTCGCGAGTTCCTGCAATCCGATGAAGGCATCTCCTCGCGCACATTGGCCGAGCGGCTGCAGACGCTGCAGGACGAAGGCATCCTCACCCGCAGCGACGACCCTAGCCATGGGCTGAAGGCGATCTATCGGCTGACCGAAGCCGGCATCGATCTCCTGCCGGTGCTAGCCACGCTCGGCGCCTGGGGCAGCAAGCACCGCAAATCCGACGACAAACTCGCCCGCATCGCCGACGAACTGGCGGCCGGCGGCGAGCCGGCGCTGGAACGGATGAAGGCGGCACTGCGGGCGGAGCATGTTGTCTAG
- a CDS encoding dihydrofolate reductase family protein, with translation MKKLILQMQMSVDGFVGANENHPWQLWGWGDDIGWDEELKRDFNAVFAGIDTILLSRKMAEEGYLTHWGNAARKYPADPFYAFAQRIVEARKVVPSDRLETSRWERTTVVSGDLPREVNALKAGEGGDMAVFGGAGFASALIAAGVVDEFQLFVNPAVLGAGRRIFDQGGFRNLLLLGSKAYACGMVVSRYAPAG, from the coding sequence ATGAAAAAGCTGATCCTTCAGATGCAGATGTCGGTCGACGGCTTTGTCGGTGCCAATGAGAACCACCCCTGGCAACTTTGGGGATGGGGCGACGACATCGGCTGGGACGAGGAACTGAAGCGTGATTTCAACGCGGTGTTTGCCGGCATCGACACCATCCTGCTCAGCCGCAAGATGGCTGAGGAAGGTTACCTCACCCATTGGGGCAACGCGGCGCGGAAATATCCGGCCGATCCGTTCTATGCCTTCGCCCAGCGTATCGTCGAAGCGCGCAAGGTGGTGCCGAGCGACAGGCTCGAGACCTCGCGATGGGAGCGCACGACGGTGGTGAGCGGCGACCTGCCGCGCGAGGTCAACGCATTGAAGGCGGGTGAGGGCGGCGACATGGCCGTCTTCGGCGGGGCGGGCTTTGCGTCGGCGCTGATCGCGGCCGGGGTGGTCGACGAGTTCCAGCTGTTCGTCAATCCGGCCGTGCTGGGCGCCGGCCGCCGCATCTTCGACCAAGGCGGGTTCCGAAACCTGCTTCTGCTCGGCTCGAAGGCTTATGCCTGCGGCATGGTGGTCAGCCGCTACGCGCCAGCGGGCTGA
- a CDS encoding alpha/beta hydrolase, translated as MASMQSQANRNHYAALAANAGKLTSPQAVIDYNDVNWTALTGEPGGVDYIEVDAGGVPAMWIVPKGADEQRVLFYAHGGGFIGGSIYTHRKLVGHLAKAIGCRALLYDYPLAHQAKHPAQIEAATSAWDWLVDQGFDPKRIVIAGDSCGAVPTYGVLQRLRAQRRPLPVATLIISGWFDMALTGASYETNRDKDPAFAREAVDWLAANFIGDADRRDPEVSPLYADLSGFPPVFLQVGADETLVDESRMFAERARQAGVETRLDVFDGMLHSFQMMAGRAPEADDAIARFAAWVRPRLGLPAPGEKTSEKAA; from the coding sequence ATGGCGAGCATGCAAAGTCAGGCAAACAGGAACCACTACGCCGCGCTCGCGGCCAATGCGGGCAAGTTGACCAGCCCGCAGGCGGTCATCGACTACAACGACGTCAATTGGACGGCGCTGACCGGCGAACCGGGCGGCGTCGATTATATCGAGGTCGATGCCGGCGGCGTGCCGGCGATGTGGATCGTGCCGAAGGGCGCCGACGAGCAGCGGGTGCTGTTTTACGCGCATGGCGGCGGCTTCATCGGCGGCTCGATCTACACGCACCGCAAGCTGGTCGGTCATCTCGCCAAGGCCATCGGCTGCCGGGCGCTGCTCTACGACTATCCGCTGGCGCATCAAGCGAAGCATCCGGCCCAGATCGAGGCCGCGACATCGGCCTGGGACTGGCTCGTCGACCAAGGCTTCGACCCCAAGCGGATCGTGATCGCAGGCGACTCCTGCGGCGCGGTGCCGACCTATGGCGTCCTGCAGCGGCTGCGCGCGCAAAGGCGGCCGCTGCCGGTCGCCACGCTGATCATCTCCGGCTGGTTCGACATGGCGTTGACCGGCGCCAGCTACGAGACCAACCGCGACAAGGACCCGGCCTTCGCTAGGGAAGCCGTCGACTGGCTGGCGGCCAATTTCATCGGCGATGCCGATCGGCGCGATCCCGAAGTCAGCCCGCTCTACGCCGACCTCTCCGGCTTTCCGCCCGTCTTCCTGCAAGTCGGCGCCGACGAGACGCTGGTCGACGAAAGCCGGATGTTCGCCGAGCGGGCGAGGCAGGCGGGCGTCGAGACGCGGCTCGACGTCTTTGACGGCATGCTCCACTCCTTCCAGATGATGGCAGGGCGGGCGCCGGAGGCCGATGACGCCATTGCCCGCTTCGCCGCCTGGGTGCGGCCGAGACTGGGGCTGCCGGCTCCCGGTGAGAAGACCAGCGAAAAGGCGGCGTGA
- a CDS encoding sterol desaturase family protein → MQLGLIGYYSDFVVYPLVIAILGVAGLIEAGEESAPDWVGTMLICLGLWTLIEYVLHRFVLHHVPWIRDLHDRHHVEERSPVGTPTWLSLGVHALVAFLPVWTVSDFATASAVSCGLMLGYLWYISVHHMIHHWHPAHPSYLYTLKRRHAVHHHIDDNANFGVTSIFWDRIFGTARL, encoded by the coding sequence ATGCAGCTGGGTCTGATCGGCTACTACAGCGACTTCGTGGTCTATCCCCTGGTGATCGCCATACTGGGGGTGGCCGGACTGATCGAGGCCGGAGAAGAAAGCGCGCCGGACTGGGTCGGCACGATGCTGATCTGCCTTGGCCTGTGGACGCTGATCGAATATGTGCTGCACCGTTTCGTGCTGCACCACGTCCCCTGGATCCGGGACCTGCACGACCGTCACCATGTCGAGGAGCGCAGTCCGGTGGGCACGCCCACCTGGCTCAGCCTGGGCGTGCACGCGCTGGTGGCGTTCCTGCCCGTCTGGACGGTCTCCGACTTCGCGACCGCCAGCGCGGTGAGTTGCGGGTTGATGCTGGGCTATCTCTGGTACATCAGCGTCCACCACATGATCCACCACTGGCATCCGGCTCATCCGAGCTATCTCTACACGCTCAAGCGCCGCCACGCGGTGCACCACCATATCGACGACAACGCCAATTTCGGCGTGACCTCGATATTCTGGGACCGGATTTTCGGCACCGCCAGGCTTTGA
- a CDS encoding sigma-70 family RNA polymerase sigma factor: MNQQIRKSPDTARGMRVWPEPDRVFDLRYAAFLETVSHLRARLHRYCARMTGSALDGEDIMQEALFEAYRKIELLDDAQALRPWLFRIAHNRCIDFIRNRRTRHAAEAFYADDDVVQPVEPAGPGAGRAIERLVVHLPPKERACVLLKDVFDHSLEEIAEMVGSTPGGVKSALNRGRAKLAALPAQPAAAPPHDPELERLLDRYIALFNARDWDGVRALTSADARLQVSDCYSGLLSGSPYFVEYERSELPWRVRPGAFEGEMVLVVDRQYGEVWRQAYLVRIGATGGVIKSISDYYSCPWILEMANAEGIYPGLLAGIVSLPTSPSPPPPG, encoded by the coding sequence ATGAACCAGCAGATCCGCAAATCCCCCGACACGGCACGAGGCATGCGGGTCTGGCCTGAGCCCGACCGCGTGTTCGACCTGCGCTATGCCGCGTTCCTGGAGACGGTTTCGCATCTGCGCGCCAGGCTGCATCGCTATTGCGCCCGCATGACCGGCTCGGCGCTGGATGGCGAGGACATCATGCAGGAGGCGCTGTTCGAGGCCTATCGCAAGATCGAGCTGCTCGACGATGCGCAGGCGCTGCGGCCGTGGCTTTTCCGCATCGCGCATAACAGGTGCATCGATTTCATCCGCAATCGCCGCACGCGGCACGCGGCAGAGGCCTTCTATGCCGACGACGACGTGGTGCAGCCGGTCGAGCCGGCCGGTCCGGGCGCCGGCCGCGCCATCGAGCGGTTGGTGGTGCATCTGCCACCGAAGGAGCGCGCCTGCGTGCTGCTCAAGGATGTCTTCGACCATTCGCTGGAGGAGATCGCCGAGATGGTCGGCTCGACACCGGGCGGCGTCAAATCGGCGCTCAATCGCGGCCGCGCCAAGCTCGCCGCTCTACCCGCGCAACCGGCCGCGGCGCCGCCACACGATCCCGAACTGGAGCGGCTGCTTGATCGCTATATCGCGCTCTTCAACGCCAGGGACTGGGACGGCGTGCGGGCACTGACCAGCGCCGATGCACGCCTCCAGGTGTCGGACTGCTACAGCGGCTTGCTGTCGGGTTCGCCCTACTTCGTCGAATATGAGCGCAGCGAACTGCCCTGGCGCGTGCGGCCAGGCGCGTTCGAAGGGGAGATGGTGCTGGTCGTCGACAGGCAATATGGCGAGGTCTGGCGGCAGGCATATCTGGTCCGGATCGGCGCCACGGGCGGGGTGATCAAAAGCATCAGCGACTATTATTCCTGCCCGTGGATCCTGGAGATGGCAAACGCGGAGGGGATCTATCCTGGCCTCCTCGCCGGTATCGTTTCCCTGCCTACTTCACCGAGTCCACCGCCGCCAGGATAA
- a CDS encoding YkvA family protein: MTVLDKAKQWARAIKRDVMALWLAARDPRVPWYAKLAAGMVAAYALSPIDLIPDFIPVLGYLDDLIIVPLGILLAVKLIPADLMAEFRAEAIRRSRPTSRGGLAFIVGLWVLMAAALIWLFWPDRSA, from the coding sequence GTGACTGTCCTCGACAAGGCAAAGCAATGGGCGAGAGCCATCAAGCGCGATGTGATGGCCCTGTGGCTGGCCGCCCGCGATCCTCGCGTTCCCTGGTACGCCAAGCTTGCCGCCGGCATGGTCGCCGCCTACGCGCTCAGTCCCATCGATCTGATACCCGATTTCATTCCCGTACTCGGATATCTGGACGATCTGATCATCGTGCCGCTTGGCATCCTGCTTGCGGTGAAGTTGATCCCCGCCGATCTGATGGCGGAGTTTCGCGCGGAGGCCATTCGCCGATCGAGGCCGACCAGCCGCGGCGGTCTCGCATTCATTGTCGGACTTTGGGTTTTGATGGCCGCCGCGCTCATCTGGCTATTCTGGCCAGATCGCTCGGCCTGA
- a CDS encoding dihydrofolate reductase family protein, which yields MRRLIVSSFVSLDGVIEAPMTWASPFFVGENVDHALRALSNVEFFLLGRATYEMFFARWPGTKGPYMDRINGLKKLVASTTLKTVSWNAALIEGDVAEALAALKRQPGGDILKYGVSQLDRTLLSTGLVDEYHLSIVPTWVGQGKRAFDDVGPIDLELVDINRFANGVVTLTYVPR from the coding sequence ATGCGGCGGCTGATCGTGTCGAGTTTCGTCTCGCTGGATGGCGTCATCGAGGCGCCGATGACGTGGGCGTCGCCATTCTTCGTCGGAGAGAATGTGGACCATGCCTTGCGGGCGCTTTCGAACGTCGAGTTCTTCCTGCTTGGCCGCGCCACCTACGAGATGTTCTTCGCGCGCTGGCCCGGGACCAAGGGTCCGTACATGGACCGCATCAACGGCCTGAAGAAGCTGGTCGCCTCGACGACGCTGAAGACGGTGTCGTGGAATGCCGCGCTGATCGAGGGCGACGTCGCCGAGGCGCTCGCGGCGCTGAAACGCCAGCCGGGGGGCGACATCCTGAAATATGGCGTGTCGCAGCTCGACCGCACCTTGCTTTCCACTGGGCTGGTGGACGAGTATCATCTGTCGATCGTGCCGACATGGGTCGGGCAGGGCAAGCGCGCCTTCGACGACGTCGGGCCGATCGATCTCGAACTGGTCGACATCAACCGTTTTGCCAATGGCGTGGTGACCCTGACCTATGTGCCGCGATGA
- a CDS encoding Gfo/Idh/MocA family protein has protein sequence MVYATSDGSTRQRLRVGMVGGGRNAFIGAVHRLAMRLDDQIALVAGALSSDPDNAAASAAEIGIAPERSYAEYRAMAKAEAARPDGIEAVVIVTPNHLHAPIATAFLEAGIDVICDKPLSTTLADAEALVALAKAKNRRFVVTLNNTGYAMVRQAREMVMAGELGRVVSVHGAYIQDWLTKPIDADGQKQAEWRTDPARAGQSAVLADIGVHAFNLAGFISGREAETVSADLFTAVPGRRLDDNAHVLVRWTDGARGTILASQTSPGHYNDLSVRIYGDRAGLEWSGGRPEELRFSRYGEETRTLVRGGHGSTEESRRVSRMPAAHPEGYIEAFANFYRDAADIIRAHRSGGAVDPARAARVPDVIDGARGVKFVAAAVESNAAGGAWTAARFAG, from the coding sequence ATGGTCTACGCAACATCGGATGGATCGACGCGCCAGCGTCTGCGGGTCGGCATGGTCGGCGGCGGCCGCAATGCCTTCATCGGCGCCGTGCATCGGCTGGCCATGCGCCTCGACGACCAGATCGCGCTGGTTGCCGGCGCGCTGTCGTCCGACCCGGACAATGCCGCCGCCTCGGCCGCCGAGATCGGCATCGCGCCGGAGCGCAGCTATGCCGAGTACCGCGCCATGGCCAAAGCGGAGGCCGCGCGGCCGGATGGCATAGAGGCGGTCGTCATCGTCACGCCCAACCATCTGCACGCGCCGATCGCCACCGCCTTCCTCGAGGCCGGCATCGACGTGATCTGCGACAAACCGCTGTCGACGACGCTGGCGGACGCCGAGGCACTGGTTGCACTCGCGAAGGCGAAAAACCGCCGCTTCGTCGTCACGCTCAACAACACCGGCTACGCGATGGTGCGCCAGGCGCGCGAGATGGTGATGGCGGGCGAGCTTGGCCGGGTCGTGTCTGTGCATGGCGCCTACATCCAGGACTGGCTGACCAAGCCGATCGATGCCGACGGCCAGAAGCAGGCGGAATGGCGCACCGATCCGGCGAGGGCGGGGCAGTCGGCGGTGCTGGCCGATATCGGCGTGCATGCCTTCAACCTGGCAGGCTTCATTTCGGGCCGCGAGGCCGAGACGGTGTCGGCCGACCTGTTCACCGCGGTGCCCGGACGCCGGCTCGACGACAATGCCCATGTGCTGGTGCGCTGGACCGATGGCGCACGCGGCACGATCCTGGCCAGCCAGACGTCGCCCGGCCACTACAACGACCTCTCCGTGCGCATTTATGGCGACAGGGCCGGGCTCGAATGGTCGGGCGGCCGGCCGGAGGAACTGCGCTTTTCCAGATATGGCGAGGAAACCCGCACGCTGGTGCGCGGCGGCCATGGCTCGACGGAGGAATCCCGCCGCGTGTCGCGCATGCCGGCGGCGCATCCCGAAGGCTATATCGAGGCCTTCGCCAATTTCTACCGCGACGCCGCCGACATCATCCGAGCCCACCGCTCGGGCGGCGCGGTGGATCCCGCCCGCGCGGCGCGGGTGCCAGACGTGATCGACGGCGCGCGCGGCGTGAAGTTCGTCGCCGCCGCGGTGGAGTCGAACGCGGCTGGCGGGGCTTGGACCGCGGCCAGGTTTGCGGGATGA
- a CDS encoding SDR family oxidoreductase: protein MILVTGATGLNGKAIVREFARQKHQVRALVRDLNRASAAGLGGLAGVELVDGDMRRAETLGAALDGVDRVLMISTAAQDMVETQCRFIDACKQAGVAHVVKFSGAESNIGYDATKFRFTRMHEEVERYLEGAGMAWTHLRPSQFMQVYLRDAPTIAAEGAFYLALGGTELSPVDVEDIAKVAVRLLRDGGHEGESLDMTGPEALTMSDIAARISQAIGKPVRYVDISPQDRRRNLLAAGVPADFADALDEQLAERLRRPKSRVHLATHEMFGVRATPFVEFAQRHAAMLRGGA from the coding sequence ATGATCCTGGTGACAGGCGCCACCGGCCTGAACGGCAAGGCAATCGTGCGCGAGTTCGCGCGGCAGAAGCATCAAGTGAGGGCGCTGGTTCGCGATCTTAACCGGGCATCCGCGGCTGGGCTCGGCGGACTTGCCGGCGTCGAGCTGGTCGACGGCGACATGCGCCGGGCGGAGACGCTTGGCGCGGCTCTCGATGGTGTCGATCGCGTGCTGATGATTTCGACCGCCGCGCAAGACATGGTCGAGACGCAGTGCCGTTTTATCGACGCCTGCAAGCAGGCCGGCGTCGCGCATGTGGTGAAGTTTTCCGGTGCCGAATCCAACATCGGCTATGACGCGACGAAGTTCCGCTTCACGCGCATGCATGAGGAGGTCGAGCGTTATCTCGAAGGAGCCGGCATGGCGTGGACGCATCTGCGCCCCAGCCAGTTCATGCAGGTCTATCTGCGCGACGCGCCGACCATCGCCGCCGAGGGCGCCTTCTATCTGGCGCTTGGCGGCACCGAACTGTCGCCGGTCGATGTCGAGGACATCGCCAAGGTCGCCGTCCGGCTGCTGCGCGATGGCGGCCATGAAGGCGAGAGCCTCGACATGACCGGACCCGAGGCGCTGACGATGAGCGACATCGCGGCGCGGATTTCGCAGGCGATCGGCAAGCCGGTCCGCTACGTCGACATCAGCCCGCAGGACCGCCGGCGCAACCTGCTGGCCGCCGGCGTCCCCGCCGACTTCGCCGATGCGCTGGACGAGCAGTTGGCCGAGCGCCTGCGGCGGCCGAAATCGCGGGTGCATCTGGCCACCCACGAGATGTTCGGCGTGCGCGCAACGCCGTTCGTCGAATTCGCCCAACGCCACGCGGCAATGTTGCGGGGCGGGGCGTAG
- the dinB gene encoding DNA polymerase IV encodes METTATILHADLDAFYASVEQLLDPSLRGKPIAVGGGVVLAASYEARAFGVRGGMPGRKARELCPQLIFVGGNFSHYQRLGDAAIKVLDDFTPVVERISIDEAFADVAGCTHLFGSPREIATAIRGRVRAELGLPISIGVARTKHLAKIASQVAKPDGLVVVEPGTELAFLHDLPVSLMWGVGPATRARLSEIGVETIGELARTHSGALTRLLGPAAGEKLAALSWNRDPRKLQTKRRAHSAGAQSALGQKPAVARVIVPTLLHLADRVASRLRAKNRPGRTVTVRVRFADLSAVTRSITLEQPISATAMLAEIAGDLVRGVLAEHPREKTISLLAISVSHLEESAELQLDLPLGLADEKRRPGSQKGLARFGADRAIDKIRQRFGKQAVGYGTVALEAARSVPDAFRELAEKEL; translated from the coding sequence ATGGAAACGACGGCCACCATCCTGCATGCCGATCTCGACGCCTTCTATGCCTCGGTCGAGCAACTGCTCGACCCGTCGCTGCGCGGCAAGCCGATCGCGGTTGGCGGCGGCGTGGTGCTCGCCGCCTCTTACGAAGCGCGCGCCTTTGGCGTGCGCGGCGGCATGCCTGGACGCAAAGCGCGCGAGCTTTGCCCGCAATTGATCTTCGTCGGCGGCAATTTCAGCCACTACCAGCGGCTGGGCGACGCGGCGATCAAGGTGCTCGACGATTTCACGCCGGTGGTCGAACGCATCTCCATCGACGAGGCCTTCGCTGATGTCGCCGGCTGCACGCATCTGTTCGGCTCCCCGCGGGAAATCGCGACGGCGATCCGCGGCCGTGTGCGGGCCGAACTCGGCCTGCCGATCTCGATCGGCGTGGCTCGCACCAAGCATCTGGCCAAGATCGCCTCGCAAGTCGCCAAGCCAGACGGGCTGGTGGTGGTCGAGCCCGGCACCGAGCTTGCCTTTCTGCACGATTTGCCGGTCTCGCTGATGTGGGGCGTCGGCCCGGCAACCAGGGCGCGCTTGTCCGAGATCGGCGTCGAGACCATCGGCGAGCTGGCCCGGACCCACAGCGGCGCCCTGACCCGGCTGCTAGGCCCCGCGGCCGGCGAAAAGCTCGCGGCGCTGTCGTGGAACCGCGATCCGCGCAAGCTGCAGACGAAGCGCCGGGCGCACTCGGCCGGCGCGCAATCGGCGCTCGGGCAAAAGCCGGCCGTGGCGCGAGTGATCGTGCCGACACTGCTGCATCTGGCCGATCGCGTCGCCAGCCGGCTGCGCGCCAAGAACCGCCCCGGCCGCACGGTAACCGTGCGCGTGCGCTTTGCCGATCTCAGCGCCGTCACGCGCTCGATCACGCTGGAACAGCCAATCTCGGCGACCGCCATGCTGGCCGAGATCGCAGGGGATTTGGTGCGCGGCGTGCTCGCCGAGCATCCCCGGGAGAAAACGATCTCGCTGCTGGCGATCTCGGTCTCGCACCTGGAGGAGAGCGCCGAACTGCAGCTCGACCTGCCGCTCGGCCTCGCCGACGAGAAGCGCCGCCCGGGCAGCCAAAAAGGCCTCGCGCGCTTCGGCGCCGACCGCGCCATCGACAAGATCCGCCAGCGTTTCGGCAAACAGGCGGTCGGCTACGGTACGGTGGCGCTGGAGGCGGCCCGCTCGGTGCCCGACGCATTCAGGGAACTGGCGGAAAAGGAGCTTTGA